Below is a genomic region from Pedobacter cryoconitis.
ATCACGAAAAAAGAACGGGATAGAAGGGCTACAGTTGCACTGGAAAACGTTGGTTTAGGAAACCGGGTTACGCACAAGCCTAATGAACTTTCAGGTGGTCAGCGGCAGCGTGTGGCTGTTGCAAGAGCATTAATTAATAATCCTTCTATTATCCTGGCCGATGAGCCTACAGGTAACCTGGATACCAAGACTTCGGTTGAGATCATGGGTTTGCTGGAAGAAATTCATAGCAAAGGAAATACAATTATTCTGGTTACGCACGAAGAGGATATTGCTTTACATGCGCACCGGATCGTCAGAATGCGTGATGGACTGATTGAAAATGATTATTTGAATACGGATATCAAAACTGTTTCTCCACGTCTCTCTAAATTAATGGAGGCGGGTGAAGATTTTGAAAAAATGGGACATAATTAATGAAGATATATACCAAGACCGGCGATAAGGGGGAAACTTCTTTAATCGGTGGGACACGTGTCCCAAAATTCCATCTGCGTATTGAATGTTATGGTACTGTAGATGAGCTTAATTCTTACGTTGGTTTAATCCAGTGTCAGGATATTGATATTCATGCTAAACAGATACTAAAGGAAATACAGGATCGTTTATTCACCATTGGCGCCTCCCTTGCGGCAGATCCTGAAAAGTCAAGAATGAAAATCCCTGATTTGAATTTAACGGATATTACGCTGCTGGAAGCGGAAATGGACAAGATGAATGAAATTCTGCCGGAACTCAAACATTTTGTGCTGCCAGGTGGGAATACTGTGGTTTCTTATTGTCATATTGCACGTTGTATATGCAGAAGGGCAGAGCGGTTAACTGTAAATCTGGCTATGGATAGCTTTGTTGACGATAAGGTCACGATCTATCTGAACAGATTAAGCGATTATCTGTTTGTGCTGGCAAGGAAGCTTGCTTTTGATAGTAAAACAGATGAAAGTATCTGGTTACCAAGGTTATAAAATGGTGGAAAAAAAATTTGTTTTCATCAGTATTTTTAATATACTTTTGCAAAATAAATAAGAACAATAAAATAGTATAGAATATGTATTGGACATTAGAATTAGCATCGCATTTGGAAGACGCTCCATGGCCTGCAACAAAAGACGAACTTATTGATTACGGTATCAGATCAGGCGCACCTGTAGAGGTTATTGAAAACCTGCAAGCATTAGAAGATGACGGTGAGCCGTATGAAACTATTGAAGAAATATGGCCGGATTATCCGACTAAAGATGATTTCTTCTTTAATGAAGACGAATATTAGATTTATTTAAAATTTAAAGTTATTCTTAAATACGCATAATTGAAAGCTCCGTTAACGGGGCTTTCTTTTTTTTTGGAACGATGATTGTTTATGAAATGTCAGGAGTTGTCTCAACTTTTTTAATCATTTAATTAACGAACCAAAAAATTACAATT
It encodes:
- a CDS encoding cob(I)yrinic acid a,c-diamide adenosyltransferase, encoding MKIYTKTGDKGETSLIGGTRVPKFHLRIECYGTVDELNSYVGLIQCQDIDIHAKQILKEIQDRLFTIGASLAADPEKSRMKIPDLNLTDITLLEAEMDKMNEILPELKHFVLPGGNTVVSYCHIARCICRRAERLTVNLAMDSFVDDKVTIYLNRLSDYLFVLARKLAFDSKTDESIWLPRL
- a CDS encoding DUF2795 domain-containing protein; its protein translation is MYWTLELASHLEDAPWPATKDELIDYGIRSGAPVEVIENLQALEDDGEPYETIEEIWPDYPTKDDFFFNEDEY
- a CDS encoding ABC transporter ATP-binding protein, with the translated sequence MEKPLIDIKEIGRKYVIGTEVIHALKSVSLNINKGEFVALMGPSGSGKSTLMNILGCLDTPSKGDYILNGINVSQMTDDALAEVRNQEIGFVFQTFNLLPRSTSLDNVALPLIYAGITKKERDRRATVALENVGLGNRVTHKPNELSGGQRQRVAVARALINNPSIILADEPTGNLDTKTSVEIMGLLEEIHSKGNTIILVTHEEDIALHAHRIVRMRDGLIENDYLNTDIKTVSPRLSKLMEAGEDFEKMGHN